Within Candidatus Amarolinea dominans, the genomic segment CGCTGAGTGTGCTCGACAACATGATTGATGAGACACTGATTCGTCAGGAAGCCGCCAAGCGCGGCCTGAGCGTGGACCCCGCTGACCTGCAGAAGGAAGTTCAGAAGAACTTCGGTTACGAGCCAGACGCGACCCCGACTCCGATCATGACGCCAGCTACGATCACCTCGACCCAGGTGGTGACAACCTCTGCCGGCGTGACGGGGACCCAGGTGGTCAGCGTCACGGTGACGCCTGCACCGACCGCCACCCCGTACACCGAAACTGAGTACCAGCGTATCTACAAAGAGACGTTGGACAATATCAAGCAGTCCTCTGGCGTGACCGAGGCCGAGTTCCGCGCCCTGACGGAGAGTCGCCTGTTGCGCACCAAACTGCAAGAGATGGTGACCGCGGACGCGCCCACGACCGAAGAGCAGATCAAGGCGCGGCATATCCTGGTTTCGGTGGCGGACACCGCAACCGATGACGAGAAGAAGGCAGCCGATGAGAAGATCAAGGCCGCGCTGGCGCGTCTCAAGAACGGTGAACTCTTCGACGCGGTGGCGAAAGAGGTCTCCGACGACAGCACGGCCGCCAATGGCGGCGACCTGGGCTGGTTCGGCAGGGGGCGCATGGTGGCCGAGTTCGAGGACGCGGCCTTCAAGCTCGAGGTCGGCCAGTTCAGCGACATCGTGACGTCGCAGTTCGGCTATCACATCATCATGGTGACGGAGAAGGACCCCGCCCGCGCCCTGGATGAGAGCGCCCTCGGCGCCAAGAAGGATCAGGCGTTCGAAGAATTCCTGACCAAGCT encodes:
- a CDS encoding peptidylprolyl isomerase, whose protein sequence is MAKRDRSVKEPTKKQTALNRRERELQRRVLLGVGITGALVVILLATGLLQQLVLIPNSPVASANGVKITTDRYQARVKYERALLVNQLAQYQQIQEQLDPGGTNNFFGSQIQQLEQQLSSPETLALSVLDNMIDETLIRQEAAKRGLSVDPADLQKEVQKNFGYEPDATPTPIMTPATITSTQVVTTSAGVTGTQVVSVTVTPAPTATPYTETEYQRIYKETLDNIKQSSGVTEAEFRALTESRLLRTKLQEMVTADAPTTEEQIKARHILVSVADTATDDEKKAADEKIKAALARLKNGELFDAVAKEVSDDSTAANGGDLGWFGRGRMVAEFEDAAFKLEVGQFSDIVTSQFGYHIIMVTEKDPARALDESALGAKKDQAFEEFLTKLRDESTIERTWNTSKIPPTPIGG